Proteins co-encoded in one Apium graveolens cultivar Ventura unplaced genomic scaffold, ASM990537v1 ctg5342, whole genome shotgun sequence genomic window:
- the LOC141702607 gene encoding kinesin-like protein KIN-14S: MEEQSVEALALKFSDLRVELDKTLETPITHSEQTLETPMRDSENSEQNSDLMNENNLSNDSQEAFSDQEQTLPILKKIDDLSCKVQNLRKEHTLLCNEVKSITKETFPGTEVFGTLQGLSLEHENLKKKYLEECSERKRLYNEVIELKGNIRVFCRCRPLNQDEIAKGYTSVIDLSSSQENDLQVICSDSSKKQFKFDHVFKPEDSQEDVFMQTLPIVISVLDGYNVCIFAYGQTGTGKTFTMEGTPENRGVNYRTLEELFKISKDRSSTMKYELSVSMLEVYNEKIRDLLVENSDQPPKKLEIKQSAEGTQEVPGLVEARVHGTSEVWELLKSGSRVRSVGSTNANELSSRSHCLLRVTVTGENLLNGHKTRSHLWLVDLAGSERVGKIEVEGERMKESQFINKSLSALGDVIFALASKTSHIPYRNSKLTHILQSSLGGDCKTLMFVQTSPSVADLGETICSLNFATRVRGVGTGPARKQADCTELFKYKQMAEKAKHDEKETKKLQDTVQSLQLRLAGREHITKSLQEKVRDLEHQLAEERKARQKQETRALATVSAQPSSFLSSIREVQEKKPPLAPARMRLPLRRISNFMPQSPVPAHKPRNSLPPVLKDDKENLSRISSSKAATFLPRRGSVVVKPPPQAKTQAIQPKRRASIASFRSESSSNMTTAVNTSSTLSRKDRVMGRKTFVWDPQRVWHTSRQQSPLPQSRETSRATVEGTPAAGSRSSKFMGSPQIGSWKPKHPTVVALQRKSLIWSPLKSRGFKTNSRSLLPS, translated from the exons AAAATAGTGAACAGAATAGTGACTTGATGAATGAGAACAATTTGTCTAATGACTCTCAAGAAGCGTTCTCAGACCAGGAGCAAACTCTCcctattttgaagaaaattgatGATTTGAGCTGCAAAGTACAG AATTTGAGGAAAGAACATACGCTTCTGTGCAATGAAGTAAAAAGTATCACCAAGGAGACTTTTCCTGGGACAGAAGTTTTTGGCACTCTGCAGGGCCTCA GTTTGGAACATGAAAATTTGAAGAAGAAGTACCTTGAAGAGTGCTCCGAAAGGAAGCGACTTTATAATGAAGTTATCGAGTTGAAGGGAAATATCAGGGTCTTTTGTAGATGTAGGCCCTTAAACCAAGACGAAATTGCTAAAGGGTACACTTCAGTGATTGATTTAAGCTCCTCTCAGGAGAATGATCTACAAGTCATTTGCTCTGATTCTTCTAAAAAGCAATTCAAGTTTGATCATGTCTTTAAACCTGAAGATAGCCAAG AGGATGTCTTTATGCAGACCTTGCCAATAGTGATTTCGGTCTTGGATGGGTATAATGTGTGTATATTTGCCTATGGGCAAACTGGTACTGGAAAAACTTTTACAATGGAAGGTACTCCCGAGAATAGGGGAGTCAACTACCGAACTTTGGAGGAGCTTTTCAAGATTTCTAAGGATAGGAGCAGTACTATGAAATATGAGCTATCTGTAAGCATGTTAGAGGTTTACAATGAGAAGATACGAGACCTCCTGGTTGAGAACTCTGATCAACCTCCAAAAAA GTTGGAAATAAAGCAATCAGCAGAAGGAACCCAAGAAGTTCCGGGATTAGTGGAAGCTCGTGTTCATGGTACAAGTGAAGTATGGGAGCTGCTCAAGTCTGGAAGTCGAGTGAGATCAGTTGGGTCCACCAATGCGAATGAGCTTAGCAGCCGTTCACACTG CTTGCTGCGAGTAACTGTTACAGGCGAGAACTTGCTAAATGGACACAAGACAAGGAGTCATCTTTGGCTGGTAGACTTGGCTGGGAGCGAGCGTGTGGGGAAGATTGAAGTTGAAGGTGAACGGATGAAGGAATCCCAGTTTATAAACAAGTCCTTGTCAGCTCTTGGGGATGTTATCTTTGCTCTTGCTTCCAAGACGTCACATATTCCTTACAG GAATTCGAAGCTGACACATATTCTGCAGAGCTCACTAG GAGGAGATTGCAAGACCCTGATGTTTGTGCAGACCAGTCCAAGTGTGGCAGATTTGGGGGAAACAATATGCTCGTTGAATTTTGCAACTCGCGTACGAGGAGTTGGAACTGGGCCTGCACGCAAACAGGCAGATTGCACTGAGCTTTTCAAGTACAAGCAGATG GCAGAAAAGGCAAAGCATGATGAGAAGGAAACAAAGAAATTACAGGATACTGTTCAGTCCTTGCAATTAAGGCTCGCTGGCAGAGAACATATCACCAAAAGTTTACAGGAGAAG GTCAGAGATCTTGAGCACCAACTAGCAGAGGAAAGGAAAGCTAGACAAAAGCAGGAAACAAGAGCTTTAGCTACTGTTTCTGCTCAGCCTTCATCCTTTTTATCATCGATACGAGAAGTGCAAGAGAAAAAACCACCACTGGCTCCTGCAAGGATGAGACTGCCTCTAAGAAGAATCTCTAATTTCATGCCCCAGTCTCCAGTTCCAGCACATAAACCCAGAAATTCCCTTCCCCCTGTTTTGAAAGATGACAAAGAAAATTTGTCAAGAATATCTTCAAGCAAGGCAGCAACGTTTTTACCTAGACGGGGTTCTGTAGTTGTAAAACCTCCTCCTCAAGCCAAAACCCAGGCCATTCAGCCTAAAAGACGAGCTTCAATTGCAAGCTTTCGATCAGAGTCATCCTCCAACATGACAACTGCAGTCAACACCTCATCCACTCTGTCAAGGAAGGACCGTGTGATGGGCAGGAAGACCTTTGTTTGGGACCCACAAAGGGTATGGCATACATCAAGGCAGCAATCTCCATTGCCACAATCGAGAGAGACATCTCGTGCAACAGTAGAAGGAACACCAGCTGCTGGCTCCAGAAGCAGTAAATTTATGGGTAGTCCTCAAATAGGTTCATGGAAGCCAAAGCACCCAACAGTTGTTGCATTGCAAAGGAAATCACTGATTTGGAGCCCACTCAAGTCCAGAGGCTTCAAAACCAACAGCAGATCATTGTTACCCTCTTGA
- the LOC141702608 gene encoding pentatricopeptide repeat-containing protein At3g05340: MKSRWVFQNLKHSTYVPNLLSYVLNNHGDLSYILSICGRESHLQLGSSIHASLIKSPHYHTHLHISNSLLFMYCKCGELKHAAKLFDEMPVRDAVSWNSMISGFLDSGELGTGFGYFRKVFELGVCCFDQATLTTILSKCSDPDFFCVTRMIHALVFLCGYESGISVGNALITSYFFCGCLSSGRRVFDEMSEKNVISWTAVISGLAQNQLCEESLNLFVKMRLGSVDPNSLTYLSSLLACSGLQAHKEGRQIHGIVWKLGFQSDLRIESALMDMYSKCGCIEDALQIFNSAEIVDEVSLTVILVAFAQNGYEDQAVHIFVKMVKAGIKIDTSMISALLGVFGIDTSMALGQQIHSLIIKKNFDANIYVSNGLINMYSKCGDLEESIRVFNRMPQRNSITWNSMIAAFARHGNGYKAIKLYEEMRLEGVEPTDVTFLSLLHACSHMGLVEKGMEFLVSMESLYGFSPRMEHYACVVDMLGRAGRLTEAKSFIEELPVKPGVLVWQALLGACSFYGEPEIGSYAVEQLSLAAPDNPVSYILLGNIYSTCGRWKERAKTIRKVKEMGAAKETGISWIEINKEIHSFVVYDQMHPQRDNLYKLLLQLFRHMKDEGYVPDKRFILHYLNENEGAVH; encoded by the coding sequence ATGAAATCCAGATGGGTTTTTCAGAATCTAAAACATTCTACTTATGTACCCAATTTGTTATCTTATGTGCTCAACAATCATGGAGACTTAAGCTACATTCTCTCCATTTGTGGTAGAGAATCTCATCTACAATTGGGTTCTTCTATCCATGCCTCCTTGATCAAGAGCCCTCATTATCATACCCATTTGCACATTTCCAACTCTCTCCTCTTTATGTACTGCAAATGTGGTGAGTTGAAACATGCAGCTAAGCTGTTTGATGAAATGCCTGTGAGAGATGCAGTTTCTTGGAATTCGATGATTTCGGGGTTTTTGGATAGTGGAGAATTGGGGACTGGATTTGGGTATTTTAGAAAGGTGTTTGAGTTGGGTGTTTGTTGTTTTGATCAAGCAACATTGACTACCATTTTGTCGAAATGTAGTGAtcctgattttttttgtgttacTAGGATGATACATGCGCTTGTGTTTTTATGTGGGTATGAATCGGGAATATCTGTTGGGAATGCTTTGATAACTTCGTATTTTTTTTGTGGGTGTTTAAGTTCTGGAAGACGGGTTTTTGATGAAATGAGTGAGAAGAATGTTATTAGTTGGACAGCTGTGATTTCCGGTCTTGCACAGAATCAGCTTTGCGAGGAAAGTTTAAATTTGTTCGTGAAGATGCGATTGGGATCAGTGGACCCAAATTCTTTGACATATTTGAGCTCTCTGTTGGCTTGCTCCGGTTTGCAGGCACACAAGGAAGGACGTCAAATACATGGCATTGTTTGGAAATTGGGTTTTCAATCAGATTTACGTATTGAAAGTGCTCTGATGGACATGTATTCTAAATGTGGATGCATAGAAGATGCACTTCAAATATTTAATTCTGCTGAAATAGTTGACGAGGTTTCCCTAACTGTAATTCTTGTAGCTTTTGCACAAAATGGTTATGAGGATCAAGCTGTCCACATTTTTGTGAAGATGGTAAAGGCCGGTATCAAGATTGACACAAGCATGATCTCTGCGCTGCTCGGGGTATTTGGCATTGATACTTCAATGGCTCTTGGTCAACAAATCCACTCCTTAATCATAAAGAAGAACTTTGATGCAAATATATATGTTAGCAATGGTCTAATTAACATGTACTCTAAATGTGGTGACTTGGAGGAGTCGATCAGAGTCTTTAATCGGATGCCTCAAAGAAACTCAATAACATGGAACTCCATGATAGCTGCTTTTGCTCGTCATGGCAATGGTTATAAAGCAATTAAATTATACGAGGAAATGAGATTAGAAGGTGTAGAGCCAACTGACGTTACATTTCTGTCTCTCCTTCACGCCTGTAGTCATATGGGATTAGTAGAGAAGGGCATGGAGTTTCTAGTATCAATGGAGAGTTTATATGGTTTTAGTCCAAGAATGGAGCACTATGCCTGTGTTGTTGACATGTTAGGTAGAGCAGGGCGTCTTACTGAAGCTAAGAGCTTTATTGAAGAATTACCTGTAAAACCAGGTGTATTAGTTTGGCAAGCGTTGCTCGGAGCATGTAGCTTTTATGGTGAACCAGAAATTGGAAGCTATGCAGTTGAGCAGTTGTCTCTGGCAGCACCTGATAACCCAGTATCCTACATTTTACTTGGAAATATATATTCAACATGTGGGAGATGGAAGGAAAGAGCAAAAACAATCAGAAAGGTGAAAGAAATGGGGGCAGCCAAAGAAACAGGGATTAGTTGGATTGAAATCAATAAAGAAATCCACAGCTTCGTGGTTTATGACCAAATGCATCCCCAGCGCGATAATCTTTACAAGCTTTTGTTACAATTGTTTAGGCATATGAAAGATGAAGGTTATGTACCAGATAAAAGATTTATATTACATTACTTGAATGAAAATGAAGGAGCAGTGCATTGA
- the LOC141702609 gene encoding acyl-CoA--sterol O-acyltransferase 1: protein MMEDGVLQVLKKGMEGEINNCLMVWISVHISLSYCYFASNIVSAGLLRLLTFLPVILLFLALPLFLHTLHIGGMTAFLIAWLSNFKLLMFCFGIGPLSYPSLPLLAIGSLPIKIHQQTLSSKTSKDVFKSPMNYAIKTILVVLFVHAYDSIDYIHPNVVYFMYAFHIYFFLELALAGLAALARALLGLELEPQFNEPYLSTSLQDFWGRRWNLMVTRILRPTVYEPALKSFTVILGRQLASLPAILATFIVSAVMHELVFYYLGRVRPRWVVTLFFLLHGFCLVAEIAIKKAVSNRLRLPTLVSRTLTVGFVLATGLWMFLPELLKCNADTRAFQEYAAVAKFVKDLGHALMAKQITETKS from the coding sequence ATGATGGAAGATGGAGTGCTGCAAGTTTTGAAAAAAGGAATGGAAGGAGAAATCAACAACTGCTTAATGGTATGGATTTCAGTTCACATCTCTCTGTCTTACTGCTATTTTGCTTCAAATATTGTTTCTGCAGGCTTGCTAAGACTCCTTACTTTTCTTCCTGTGATTCTCCTTTTCTTAGCCCTTCCTTTGTTTTTACATACTCTACATATTGGAGGCATGACTGCTTTTCTCATTGCATGGCTTTCTAACTTTAAGCTCCTCATGTTTTGTTTTGGCATTGGCCCTCTTTCATACCCTTCTCTTCCTCTCCTGGCCATTGGTTCGCTTCCTATCAAGATTCATCAGCAAACCCTATCTTCGAAAACATCGAAAGATGTTTTCAAATCGCCTATGAATTACGCTATTAAGACTATTCTTGTGGTTTTATTTGTCCATGCGTATGACTCTATTGACTATATACATCCGAATGTTGTCTATTTCATGTATGCTTTTCATATATACTTCTTTTTGGAACTTGCTCTGGCTGGACTTGCAGCCCTGGCTCGAGCTCTATTAGGTTTAGAGCTCGAGCCACAGTTTAATGAACCTTACTTGTCCACCTCACTCCAAGACTTCTGGGGTAGAAGATGGAACCTTATGGTGACGCGCATCCTACGTCCCACGGTGTATGAACCTGCCCTTAAAAGCTTCACGGTGATTCTAGGGCGTCAGTTGGCCTCTCTTCCGGCAATTTTGGCCACATTTATTGTGTCCGCCGTCATGCATGAGCTCGTTTTCTACTACTTGGGGCGGGTGAGGCCAAGGTGGGTGGTGACCTTGTTCTTTTTGCTACATGGATTCTGTTTGGTTGCGGAGATAGCCATCAAAAAAGCAGTCAGTAACAGGCTGAGATTGCCTACACTTGTTTCCAGAACATTGACAGTAGGGTTTGTGCTTGCCACAGGATTGTGGATGTTTCTACCGGAACTACTGAAGTGTAATGCTGATACCAGAGCATTTCAGGAGTATGCAGCAGTTGCCAAATTTGTTAAAGACCTAGGTCATGCTTTAATGGCTAAGCAAATTACAGAGACAAAATCTTAG